A single Curtobacterium sp. MCSS17_015 DNA region contains:
- a CDS encoding ABC transporter permease, whose amino-acid sequence MRAALRSLLVVNRAAVLGAGVVVALAAVLLAVTAAWLEAGVRHPEAPFLSTVAGSFAGTLLLITVFMVASVFAGVLRERRREFALLRAIGATAGQIRGSVRTEVLLLLALVAPLGAVVGTFVAPLVTPLLASSDLVPAGFTLTPTVVPLVGTLAVLVPTGLLAAAMAARAATRPSPTDAVRASTTDVPTLSRGRRIAAGVTALVGLATASTPFFTPGLVGSATGATSAIVLVIAAALAGPLLVQWGARRALRGAHGPAATLALLNARGASRRLSAAVVPLALLVALGTVQTGTDAAVQRATGDQLRAGLQADLVVTGADGVTAAQAERIATLPGVRATTTMRDTAGSVQVEQADEDLPALGDLEWEPTVIRALSSDDGRVDPTVRAGSLDALDEPGTVAVSTDVIALTPTGLGDTIRMRTGDGPATSARIVAVYDRGLAFGDVLVRDRASGPAGTLLVDTAAGDRAAVRKALLATGADVTSVDGYVASALRSGDGDRQLSLVLVIALLAFVAAAAGNTLLTATRGRRDEFGLLQRTGATRSQLLRMAGVETAYTAVAAVVIGTVAVLPALVGVGYGLAGVPAAGFDLVSWAGFAAAAVVVAVLGVLPGAGRIVRGR is encoded by the coding sequence GTGCGCGCCGCCCTCCGCTCCCTGCTCGTCGTCAACCGCGCGGCCGTGCTCGGCGCCGGCGTCGTGGTCGCCCTGGCCGCCGTGCTCCTCGCGGTCACGGCCGCCTGGCTCGAAGCCGGTGTCCGGCACCCGGAAGCGCCGTTCCTCTCCACGGTCGCGGGCTCGTTCGCCGGCACGCTCCTCCTGATCACCGTGTTCATGGTGGCCAGTGTCTTCGCGGGGGTCCTCCGCGAGCGGCGGCGTGAGTTCGCCCTGCTCCGGGCGATCGGCGCGACCGCCGGGCAGATCCGCGGGTCCGTCCGGACCGAGGTGCTCCTCCTGCTCGCACTCGTCGCGCCGCTCGGTGCGGTGGTCGGCACGTTCGTCGCGCCGCTCGTCACGCCGCTCCTGGCGTCGAGCGACCTCGTGCCCGCGGGCTTCACGCTCACCCCGACGGTCGTCCCGCTGGTCGGCACGCTGGCCGTCCTCGTCCCGACCGGACTGCTGGCCGCGGCGATGGCCGCCCGCGCCGCGACCCGTCCCAGCCCGACGGACGCCGTCCGAGCGAGCACCACCGACGTCCCCACGCTGTCGCGCGGTCGGCGGATCGCGGCCGGTGTCACCGCCCTCGTGGGGCTCGCGACCGCGTCCACGCCCTTCTTCACCCCGGGCCTCGTCGGCAGTGCGACCGGCGCCACCTCGGCGATCGTGCTCGTCATCGCGGCCGCCCTCGCCGGGCCGCTCCTGGTGCAGTGGGGTGCCCGACGTGCCCTCCGCGGTGCCCACGGTCCCGCGGCCACGCTCGCGCTCCTCAACGCGCGTGGGGCCTCCCGGCGCCTCAGCGCCGCGGTGGTGCCGCTCGCGCTCCTCGTGGCGCTCGGGACGGTGCAGACCGGGACGGACGCCGCCGTCCAGCGTGCGACGGGGGACCAACTCCGGGCGGGCCTCCAGGCCGACCTCGTCGTGACCGGAGCGGACGGCGTGACCGCTGCCCAGGCGGAGCGGATCGCCACGCTGCCGGGCGTCCGCGCCACGACGACGATGCGCGACACCGCCGGCTCGGTGCAGGTCGAGCAGGCCGACGAGGACCTCCCCGCGCTCGGTGACCTCGAGTGGGAGCCGACCGTGATCCGCGCGCTGTCCAGCGACGACGGACGCGTCGACCCCACCGTCCGCGCCGGCTCCCTCGACGCGCTCGACGAGCCCGGCACCGTCGCGGTGAGCACCGACGTCATCGCACTCACGCCGACCGGGCTCGGGGACACCATCCGGATGCGGACGGGCGACGGGCCGGCCACCTCGGCGCGGATCGTCGCGGTCTACGACCGCGGCCTGGCGTTCGGCGACGTCCTCGTGCGCGACCGCGCGAGCGGCCCGGCCGGCACGCTGCTCGTCGACACAGCCGCCGGCGACCGGGCGGCCGTCCGGAAGGCCCTGCTCGCCACCGGCGCGGACGTCACCTCGGTCGACGGGTACGTCGCGAGCGCCCTCCGGTCCGGCGACGGTGACCGTCAGCTGTCGCTGGTCCTCGTGATCGCCCTCCTCGCCTTCGTGGCGGCCGCCGCGGGCAACACGCTGCTCACCGCTACCCGGGGTCGGCGGGACGAGTTCGGGTTGCTGCAGCGGACCGGTGCCACCCGCTCCCAGCTGCTGCGGATGGCCGGGGTCGAGACGGCGTACACCGCGGTCGCAGCCGTGGTGATCGGGACCGTCGCGGTCCTGCCGGCGCTGGTCGGCGTCGGGTACGGGCTCGCCGGTGTTCCGGCGGCCGGGTTCGACCTCGTGTCCTGGGCCGGGTTCGCGGCTGCGGCGGTGGTCGTGGCGGTCCTCGGGGTGCTGCCGGGGGCAGGGCGGATCGTGCGGGGGCGGTGA
- a CDS encoding ABC transporter ATP-binding protein: MSTVLSPARTGTAVHLDRLTKTYPNGPSTVTALDGVSLDIASGSFTAVMGASGSGKSTFLNCAAGLDTPSSGRVVIGGVDLGALSPDAVTRFRRDHVGFVFQGYNLVPHLTVGENVRLPLTLAGTRADEQRVAELLDAVGLGGMADRLPGELSGGQAQRVAIARALVAGPDVVFADEPTGALDTATADRILQLLQHAVRSLGQTLVLVTHDPRAAAFADRVVFLADGRVRDELHSPTLESVTARVLGLGR; the protein is encoded by the coding sequence GTGTCCACAGTCCTCTCCCCCGCCCGTACCGGCACCGCCGTGCACCTCGACCGGCTCACCAAGACGTACCCGAACGGCCCGTCGACCGTGACCGCGCTCGACGGTGTCTCCCTCGACATCGCCTCCGGCAGCTTCACGGCCGTGATGGGTGCGTCCGGGTCCGGCAAGTCCACGTTCCTCAACTGCGCCGCCGGGCTCGACACCCCCTCGAGCGGCCGGGTGGTCATCGGCGGGGTCGACCTCGGCGCGCTGAGCCCCGACGCCGTGACCCGGTTCCGCCGCGACCACGTCGGCTTCGTGTTCCAGGGCTACAACCTCGTGCCGCACCTGACCGTCGGCGAGAACGTCCGGCTGCCCCTGACGCTCGCCGGCACGCGCGCCGACGAGCAGCGGGTCGCGGAGCTGCTCGACGCGGTCGGCCTGGGCGGGATGGCCGACCGCCTGCCCGGGGAGCTGTCGGGCGGTCAGGCGCAGCGGGTCGCGATCGCCCGCGCGCTCGTCGCCGGACCGGACGTGGTGTTCGCCGACGAGCCGACCGGTGCCCTCGACACCGCGACCGCGGACCGGATCCTGCAGCTCCTGCAGCACGCGGTCCGGTCGCTCGGGCAGACCCTGGTACTCGTCACCCACGACCCGCGGGCGGCGGCCTTCGCCGATCGCGTGGTGTTCCTGGCGGACGGTCGGGTGCGTGACGAGCTGCACTCCCCCACGCTCGAGTCGGTCACCGCCCGCGTCCTCGGTCTGGGGCGCTGA
- a CDS encoding NUDIX domain-containing protein: MEYTDYDTRLASYAVVTDGDRVLLARLSWPDAGLWTLPGGGVELDETVEEGAVREVREETGYDVVVEGLLGIRSHVVPPERRKHRNGRPMKAVQVVHRARVAGGALRHEAVGTTDMARWVRLDELGTHRHGLLVVQALRWAGVGGDTTA; the protein is encoded by the coding sequence ATGGAGTACACCGACTACGACACCCGGCTGGCGTCCTACGCCGTGGTCACCGACGGCGACCGGGTGCTGCTCGCACGGCTGAGCTGGCCGGACGCGGGGCTCTGGACGCTGCCCGGCGGCGGGGTCGAGCTCGACGAGACCGTCGAGGAGGGTGCCGTCCGCGAGGTCCGCGAGGAGACCGGGTACGACGTCGTGGTCGAGGGGCTGCTCGGCATCCGGTCGCACGTCGTGCCGCCGGAGCGTCGGAAGCACCGGAACGGCCGGCCGATGAAGGCCGTGCAGGTGGTGCACCGCGCCAGGGTCGCGGGCGGCGCGCTCCGCCACGAGGCGGTCGGGACGACGGACATGGCACGGTGGGTACGGCTCGACGAGCTCGGGACGCACCGGCACGGGCTGCTCGTGGTGCAGGCGCTGCGCTGGGCCGGGGTCGGTGGGGACACGACTGCGTGA
- a CDS encoding SpoIIE family protein phosphatase, with protein sequence MAQTTSGPAVAQVTAPDRAAPLAVRSSARTTPLTNQVVIAAVSVVAAVCSVLLPWLTVTNAPSMWAGAGLTLVGLAFTGLLVARPELARFELLVPALDFVAIGLLRFGTGDARSPFLAAVLLPVIWIAARPGRQHVVYPLIGTAVTFLLPTVVGQTELGSAEIVRLVVVLVVFIGVAGVTNELARQAAVRLQAMQDLRQQAEAEISQAALVQRSLLPVTAVDIPAALTVRAVCLPTRSVGGDFYDWFPITDGAAFTLGDVMGKGVGAGMIAAVVRSVLRSSVRVGAPNEAVGRTATGLDVGLDAPTTEQFTTCFHLHVSVDGVARWVDAGHGLTLLLRADGGHEWLRSSDLPIGVGSAWTTHETALSPGDVILSVSDGVLDLFGDGLEALDRFEAFAVADPDPDHLVERLEERGRAGHNEDDVTVLAIRYDPELEAARS encoded by the coding sequence ATGGCGCAGACGACATCCGGCCCGGCCGTCGCACAGGTCACCGCTCCCGACCGTGCGGCGCCGCTGGCCGTGCGGTCGTCAGCCAGGACGACCCCGCTGACGAACCAGGTGGTCATCGCCGCGGTGTCCGTGGTCGCCGCGGTGTGCAGCGTGCTGCTCCCCTGGCTGACGGTCACGAACGCGCCGAGCATGTGGGCGGGAGCGGGCCTGACGCTGGTCGGGTTGGCGTTCACCGGACTGCTCGTGGCACGACCGGAGCTCGCTCGGTTCGAGCTGCTCGTCCCCGCGCTCGACTTCGTCGCGATCGGCCTGCTGCGGTTCGGCACCGGAGATGCGCGCTCACCGTTCCTCGCTGCGGTGCTGCTGCCGGTGATCTGGATCGCCGCCCGGCCGGGTCGTCAGCACGTCGTGTACCCCCTGATCGGCACCGCGGTGACCTTCCTCCTGCCGACGGTCGTCGGGCAGACGGAGCTCGGTTCCGCCGAGATCGTGCGCCTGGTGGTCGTCCTCGTGGTCTTCATCGGGGTCGCCGGCGTCACGAACGAGCTCGCCCGCCAGGCCGCGGTCCGGCTGCAGGCGATGCAGGACCTGCGACAGCAGGCCGAGGCGGAGATCAGCCAGGCCGCCCTCGTGCAGCGTTCGTTGCTCCCCGTGACCGCCGTGGACATCCCGGCCGCGCTGACGGTCCGGGCCGTGTGCCTGCCGACCCGCTCGGTCGGTGGTGACTTCTACGACTGGTTCCCGATCACTGACGGCGCTGCGTTCACGCTCGGGGACGTCATGGGCAAGGGCGTCGGCGCGGGCATGATCGCCGCCGTCGTCCGGTCGGTCCTCCGGTCGTCGGTGCGGGTCGGCGCCCCGAACGAGGCCGTCGGCCGGACCGCCACCGGCCTCGACGTCGGTCTGGACGCCCCGACGACCGAGCAGTTCACGACGTGCTTCCACCTGCACGTCAGCGTCGACGGTGTCGCCCGGTGGGTGGACGCCGGGCACGGACTGACCCTGCTGCTCCGCGCGGACGGTGGTCACGAGTGGCTCCGGAGCTCGGACCTGCCGATCGGTGTCGGGTCGGCGTGGACGACGCACGAGACGGCGCTCTCCCCCGGGGACGTGATCCTGAGCGTCAGTGACGGCGTGCTCGACCTGTTCGGGGACGGTCTGGAGGCGCTCGACCGGTTCGAGGCGTTCGCCGTCGCGGACCCGGACCCCGACCACCTCGTCGAGCGGCTCGAGGAGCGCGGTCGTGCGGGCCACAACGAGGACGACGTCACGGTGCTCGCGATCCGGTACGACCCGGAGCTCGAGGCCGCCCGGTCCTGA
- a CDS encoding nucleoside/nucleotide kinase family protein, whose translation MSTQETLSVDQAVARAVALAEAGGRSVVGIAGAPGAGKSTLARRIVTEVTDRLGAGVAVQVPMDGFHLANTALDALGRRDRKGAIDTFDAAGYVALVRRLTAVDGTGGTDGTGSTVWAPDFDRRVDQPVAGSIAVPPETVLVVSEGNYLLDRTAPWRELPGLFTETWACVVDDSVRIDRLVGRHMRHGRDHEGARRWAVEVDGANAVRVTADLHRASVLVRT comes from the coding sequence GTGAGCACGCAGGAGACCCTGTCCGTCGACCAGGCCGTGGCACGTGCGGTGGCGCTCGCCGAGGCCGGCGGACGCAGCGTGGTCGGCATCGCCGGGGCACCGGGGGCGGGCAAGTCCACGCTCGCCCGTCGGATCGTCACCGAGGTCACGGACCGGCTCGGCGCGGGCGTCGCCGTGCAGGTCCCGATGGACGGCTTCCACCTGGCGAACACCGCGCTCGACGCCCTCGGCCGCCGCGACCGCAAGGGTGCGATCGACACCTTCGACGCGGCCGGGTACGTCGCACTCGTGCGCCGCCTGACCGCGGTCGACGGCACCGGTGGGACGGACGGCACCGGCTCCACCGTCTGGGCCCCCGACTTCGACCGACGCGTCGACCAACCGGTGGCCGGCAGCATCGCCGTGCCGCCCGAAACCGTGCTCGTCGTCTCCGAGGGCAACTACCTGCTCGACCGGACCGCCCCGTGGCGGGAGCTGCCCGGGCTGTTCACCGAGACGTGGGCCTGCGTCGTCGACGACTCGGTGCGGATCGACCGCCTGGTCGGTCGACACATGCGGCACGGCCGCGACCACGAGGGCGCCCGGAGGTGGGCGGTCGAGGTCGACGGTGCGAACGCCGTCCGCGTGACGGCGGACCTGCACCGGGCCTCCGTCCTGGTGCGGACCTGA